The Ovis canadensis isolate MfBH-ARS-UI-01 breed Bighorn chromosome 24, ARS-UI_OviCan_v2, whole genome shotgun sequence DNA window GGATGCATCTCCTTCACCGTCTTTGTTTCTCTCGAGTGTCCTGTCCCCAGATGACACAGCTCGTGAGACCCCGACTGAGCTCGGTTCACAGTTCAGTCGAGCTCCAAGGTTTCTGCCTCGAGGGCAGCAGGGGTGCCGACATTCAGCAAGCAGGGCCTTCTCTAAGATGAGGGCacagaggggagaggggacagTGTCCTGCCCCGGGGACAGGCAGGAGGGGGGTTTCCGCTACCTGCCCTGCGGAGACCGTGGCCAGGGAGGAAGGCTCAGCAGgaaggtggcttcccaggtgggaggACACACCCACCACCCCTGAGCCACAGCCGGGACTCGGCCTCCCCCGGGCACCCTGAGCACACGTGGGGCTGCACAGTGGGCATCGGGGAACGTCTGTAGAATCGTAAATGAGCCCTCCATCCCCCGTAACACAGGAACAGCCTACGCCAAGGCCTGCTGAGTGCGCCCTGTGGGGACAGGCCTGGGGTCATGCTGACAAGTGGGGCAGCTGCTCTGGGCTTCCCCCCGAAAGGGAGACAGGGAATCGGGGTGCCAGGCTGACTGCCCTGGCGGCGGGGTTCCCCCTCGGGATGAGGTGGCTGGCCCCGGGTCCAGGCCACGGTGTCCAGAGGCCCAGGCCCGTAGGCACAGGTCTGAAGCAGCCCTGGGCCCCAGTCTCCCTGTGCCTTGAGGGTCTGTACCACGCAGAGCCGCCCCCAGGGAGCGCCTGTCACACGGCGTGACACTGCCCCCTCCTGGGCGGCCAGCTCCGACAGCGAGCCGTGCGGCAGCAGCCGGAGCAGAGGTCTAGGGGTTGAGGACATGCCCTCACCTGGCCCCTGGCCACGCCAGGGCTCAGGCGATGGCAGTTGGCACCAGTCTGTGGGCACCAAAACCAACAAGGGTTCCTTTTGCCTTTCTGCTCCTCATGGCATCCGTCAGGACCAGGCTCCCGGATGCCACCCTCAACCGCCGGCTCTCACCTAGACCAGGCGAGCAGCAGCGCCCAGCACCTCCCGTTCTGGCCCCGATTCCTCAGGGGGAGTGTAGATGTCTCCTCCCCAGTGAATGGAGACAGGGCAGCTCTCTGCGCTGCTTTCAACAGCGCCGAGGGCTTCAGATGCCTGTACCCTCAAGTCTTACTGAACAcgtcctctttctctttcccacagAACAATGCAAACGGGTTTGCAAAGCCTCCTTTCCTCAGGTAAGTTAACTTCCTCCCCAAGGGCCTCTCCCCCCAGCTCAgcccaggaggcctgggctcGCGACCTTAGTTCCCAAcgagggactgaacttgggcccttggcagtgaaagtgctgagtcctaaccaccccGACCGCTAGGGAAGTACCCACCTCTGACAGAGCTGGGGCACCCTCCTCTCTGTGGTCCTGCATAGGGTGCAGGGGAGGGTCGTGGTGGGAGAGCCTTCCAAGACGGGCTCTCCCTCTGGATCAAGGCAGAAGCCAACCCCATCCAGCGCCTGACCCCCAGCTGCAGAGGAGCCCACAGGCCTGAGGCCTCGGGATCAGTCCGCTCCGAgtccaaaacaaaacaattagtGCTTGTAACAGGTGGCGTGGAGAGAACCATCCCAGAGCGGAACTTTATAATGTTCAGGAAACGCCTGAAATTTATAGAAGTGTATGTTACAGAGCAAGGGTAATCACTGGCTGTTTTCAGATCAAATCCCTGTCTTGGAGTATTTCTGCCaacatttttttctccccccgCAGTGGAGAGAACCCCTTTGCTACTGTGAAACTCCGCCCGACAGTGACGAATGACCGCTCAGCACCAATCATCCGATGAGAAGGCGGCCTCAGCATGCTCTTGGTTCCCTGTTGGGCCCCTTTCGGGAACAATAGGTTTGTGTGTGACAAGCGCCATCCCGTTGTAAAACTTCACAGGCGTCTGGTTTTACCTGTATTCTACTTGAGCAAATCAGCACATTTTCTAAGTTAACAGAGTTGGATTTACACATTTCTTTAAGATAAATCATAGTTTAGTTACAACTCaatcatttaaaagttttttcctattctgttcaAAAATAGTAAATTTGGTTCCAATCCTTACTGTatcactttttaatattctgatttttttaatagcaaGAGTAAAGGATAGTGGAtgcttttgtgactggctttctGCACCCAAATGCAAATGAGATCAGTTTTATAAAGCATGTGTTCTTAAATAGCACTGTGTTCAAAGAAAATACTATATAAATTTGCATCCTAGCATGCAAATAATCTTAAGCAATATAAATTATGAGGATATTGTATAACACTTAATTCTTTTAACTtaactttaaaatttctgtttactATAGCCCTAGCCAGGATGAAGCATCCCACAGGTTCTCACGATTTAGACAGCTCTAGAGCCCTGAGGATCTGCCTGGCTCTATCACAGTCGGGGTCTCAGTACTTGAGTAGTTCTCAGAGGGACTGAGCTTGGTACTGAGTTACCTAACTAGAATGACCTAAGGAAACCCACCAGGCTGTGCCTCACAGGGGCCTGGTTCACAGGGTGGCACCTGCTTCGGGAGACTCCACAGGCAGGAACCAGGCACCTCTCGCTTACCTAAATGACCAAAATTACCTCCAGCACTGTTTACTCTGAAACCTCTCGGGGTGCAAGTTTCCTTTTCAGTTGGGCCAGCAGCCCGATAAAGCCGGCTGGGGGGGTAGCATTTTCAGCCCCCACCCTGTGCGCTGGGCCCCGGCAGGCAGTCACAGCAGCGCTGGGCCGTCTCTGCGGTCAGGCCGGGCACCAAGGGGCCTCGCTCCTGATGACAGCTTTTGGCTCTGCCGTGATGTCGCTCCTAAGCGCAGGCGGACAGCACGAGGCATGGCGCCCCCGAGGCCGGTCCTGCCCTCCTGGCTGGCGGGCCACGCAGACGCCCCCTCAGGGCAGCTGTCCAGCAGCAGCTGCCGCGTCCACCACCCAAGACGCTCGGGTCTGTTACAGGCCCGGCTCCTCTTCCTTCACGGGACCATGTCCTTCCCAccgtggaggcagggaggcatggTGGGCAGGCTCTGGAGACTCGTGAGTCAGGGGAAGGGGCGGGGGTCCCCCAGCCACGCACACCCCCCTGCTCACAGGACAGAAGCCAGGCCGTGGGTCCTGGGCATGGGCTGCGTGCCCTGCAGATGTCAAGGTATCAGGCTTCACTGTAAGAATAAAAACTTGAAAACGAGCACTTCTTTGAGCTGTGTAAGGGAAGGTCACCTGAACTGGATGGTGTTGGGGGTCAGGGCTGGTGAGGCTCTTTTGTGACAGCGCGCGCACACTGAATAAGCAGAACCAGGGAACCAATGGTATGGATCTCGTTTATTTAAAACAGTGTTTCTCCCCTTTCTCAAATTGAAGACTGCGAAAAATAAAAGCAGCGCTTTATTGAGCGTGGTCGCCTGGGAGCGGAGCTGCCCGCGTCCTCACTCCGACCCCTCCCTATGCCCCTCCTCGCCTGCCCAGTCCACCCGCCTCACTGTACAAAACAGTCCAGAAGCTTCACCAGATAAAGCTATTGTACACGACATTTACATTAGAAAAAGATAGCGGGGTGTGGGAGAGCCAGGTGCGCTCTTCCCTTTAAGTGAAATTGGCTCCACAGTTGGGGCATCTTCGCTTCCTCAAGGCGAAACAGCAGATGAACCCAAAGGGGAACAGGACGATGGCCAAGAAGATGCCCAGGAAGGTGAACGAGTCCTCCAGGACCCCGACCCTGCGGAGACAAGGGGGCGTGCGGTCAGGGTGCCGCTGCAGAGAAACACGCGGGGGTGCCGGCTGAGCACTTGGCCACGTGCTCTCTCTCAGCAGCAAATGCTGGTTCCCATAAACACTTACATCGCTAAGAACACGAAACCCAAGTCACTTGAAAGTTTTAGACTTACTTTTCCATGCCCTAGAGGGAAATTCCAAGAAAAGTGACAGTTTGGATTGTGTGTGGCTTTtactggtgggaggagggggcagcaggtTTCAGCAAAAGGTTGAAATCACCCAGGTTCACACCGTGTCACTTACCTTGGGAGGTTTAATCTCAAAGCTCCTCTTGGGAAAAAGTCACATTAACCCTCCACGTGCCCAGTGTCTGACGCCCGGGACCACGAGGGGCCAGCCCCCAACCACATCCCAAGAGGTCACCGCCCAGGGCCGGGGTCCTTCTCCAAGGCCCCCAAGGCGGGTGGAGCAGGAGCTGCCACGCGCCCTGACAGCTGCAGAGACCACCCCCCGacgccagcccccacccccagaactGTTTCCCTCCCGCCCCGGAGCTGCAGGGGGCGGCGTTGTGGGAGAACCAGGACCCACCCCAGCCCACGCCCTCCCCATCTTCGTGAAGCCCTAGCACCTGCAAACGCCAGCTGGAACAGCCTCAAGGAAACACGCACTCTCTCCAGCAGCCCCAGGACGTTGCAGAAAGCCAAAGAGGGTTCTTAGGGAACCCAATTCTCTGCCCTCCCCTGGAGCCCCGCGTTGAGTTCAGGAAAGGTCCGAGCAGCCCGGCAATAAAGCTGCCCGCGGGCCAGGCCCGCCCCAAGGGGAAGCACAAGGCTGGCACCACACCTCTGAGCCCCTGCCTGCCCAGGCCACACCTGCCCAGCTCCCAGGGCCcgcagcccaggaggcaggagcCCCCGCTAAGAAAGCTCTGGGGCTGTGCttaggggggtggggggtgccgcCACCAGGGCCCCACGTGGGCAGGGATGCCCCTCAGGCCACTGGAGCGCAGCTAGGGGGCTAGGGCCCCCCTCGGGGCGCCTACCCCACCTCCTCTACCTGTGGTTGAACCCGAGTCACAGCAGTTTGTCCGCTTGGTCAAAACATCCAAGGGGGAAGCAGCAGACAAGGGCCCAGGCCTCCTGCTGGGTCAGCCGCACCAGCTGAGACCGTTTGGGAGAGGCCTGCCCCAGAGTCACCGGGTGCCTCGTGCCCCTCCAGGAACAGGGGGGCCCAATGACAGACACTCCCCGAGCACCCACCCAGCCTGGACGCCCTGTCATCTCACTTAAGGCCCAAACTGCTAAGAGGCAGAGCCTAGAACCCCGTGCGTCCCCTCGGGGGCTCCAGGAACGCTGAAGGGCACGCCAGGCTGGAGAAGCCTAGAGGCGTCCACCTCCCCCCAGGGCACGGGCAGGGCTGGCCCAGCTGTTCCACACAGACAGCCCCTCTGGGACATCTCCTGGCCTCTGGGGTCAAGGGTCAAACAGCAGCAGCCCCACCCCATCAACTCCCCACCCAGACCCAGACCCAGTCTACAGGGCACAGGGGAAGGGGGCAGGCTCTCGTCGGGCCTTCTGCAGCCTGAGGGCAGACACGGAGGCCCCCGACAGCCCGCCCTGTGCCCTGCACGCCTCAGCCAGCAGACCTGCGGCATCTTCTGTGCGgatccttccctctctccagccGAAGCACAGGGCAGCCCGTCCCACGCCCTTGGTGGGAGTCTGGGTTTGATGGGACAACTCCCCCTCACCCCCCCGGGAGGCCAGGCCACCCCGAGTCTCGGGGGAAGAACAGGGCCGCTCCCCTCAGGCAAGGAGAGAGGCTCTGCTCACACCCGCCCCCGCCACCCCAGGGACCAGGAGCCTCCGAGCCTCACCTGCACCCTAAGCCCACACCTGAGCTACAGCCTCAAACACCAAAGGCTCTGAAAGCGGGACTTTTTAATAAAGTTGGTAACAAACCCAGCTCGCAGCCACTGTGACCTCAACTACCGTGTGGCCATTTACAGTCTTAACGTGTCCACTTTACGGGAATGTGTGTCCTGCTGCAGAGATGTTCGCTTCTGACGATGGGTGCTGCCTGCCTGGACCGCAAAAGCAGAGTGGGtgtgatttactttttaaaaacccagAATCTTTGAAACTGAGAAACTCAGGCTGGTCTCTAGGCAGATCCTGACACGGCAACGAGCCCCAGGGTACAGACACCCAGTCCCTGCGGACCCCCCGCCCATCCTGCCAGCCCCTCCTGAGCAACCTGGTGTCTCCTCCAAGCCCCTCAGGAGCCCCGATCAGCTCAGCTCTTTACCAACAGCTTCTGAATCCAGACTGAGCAAGACCCCATCTGTGTTCCTCCACAACGAAGGTGAGAAAGATATGGAAACTGGAGAAATCAGGGAACTAAACACACGTTATCTCGCTGCCTCTGACCTCACGGAGAAGCTGGGCGCTCAGCTAGgtggggctccctccccaggaagctgGACCAAAACCTGATGGGGCCGCGAAGAGCccagacccagccagggccccTGCTCTCTGAGCCCCCGCCCTCCGAGACCCggtggcagcagcagcaccagccagCCTCCTGGGCAGGGGCCGGAGGACTCCGCCTCCTCCACGAGCCGTGAGCCCGGAGCCAGGTAGGGACAGGGCAGGGTGCCCCAAAGCACCAGGCAGCCCCCTTCAAAGACCAGGTCACATCTCGTCCCCTCAGGACACACATGCCCCACTCTAAGCAGGCCTCCCCGGGGCAGGTCTCAGGACCTCCGGGGAGGTGGGGAACAGGGGCACCCACAAGACTCGAGGCCCACAGGGGACTCAGGGAACACCAGACTCAGTCCAGGACAAGCTGGGCTGGACGCCCCACCAGCTCTACGCACCCCGCCcactgcagcccagggctgggctcAGGCTGGGGATGCCCCCTGGGCATGGGAGGATGGGGTGCTGGCCTCCTCACTGCCCTGATTTGCGGGCAGCATCTGCCCCCCTGCAGCTGCCCCCTTCGTGCCTGTCTCAGCTTCCAAGACCCTGGCCACCCTGGAGCCCCTTCACCCCCTGGTCACCCCAGAACCAACACCCAGCGGCACCCAGAAGGACCCTGAGCCAGGACGCACCTCTGGCCTCCatgccggggccggggccggggccggtgCCGGTGCCGTCGGCACAGGCCCGCCTCCCGCAGCCCTGCCTCCGCATCCGGCATCCCGGGACAGGCCCCGCACCAGGGGAGGACCGCCTCAGACAAGGCCGAGGCCTGGGCCAGGAGGTGCCCGGCCCGCGGGCCGAGGGTGGTCAGAGGTAGCGTGCGCGCGCTCACCTCCTGCCGCTAAAAACGGGAGACGGGGTCGGGCCACCCACATGGGCCCCGACGGCGGCAGAGGAACAAGCGGCACAGGCCTCGCTCGGGGAATCACAGACGTGTGACTCCCGCAGAcacctgctgggctcccagggcagGCGGGCCAGGCAGGCGGGCTGAGAAGGAAGAAGCACGGTCACAGGACAAGCCACCTGTCTCCCGATGCACCGCTGTCGCCAGACAGGCCAGCCAGTCCCCAGGGGACCCTCCTCAGCCTCCTCGAGGTGCCGACTCCCCAGACCCGCCGAGGCTCCTTGGACACACCTGGCCCCTGGCCTGCAGCAGCGGAGGGCCCTGCGGCAGGGCGGCACCCCCGCAGAGTAGCCCAGCTGCTGCCCTCTGTCCTCCGACGACATCAGGGCCGAGGAGGACACGCCTCAGAGGCAGCGAGGGGGTCAGGCCTGACCGGGGCCCCGAAACTTGTCCTCAGCACACGTGCTCCCCTCTCATTGCGCCCACTGCCCAGAGGCCGGGAGGACTGCGACCCCAACCTGTTCTGGATGCAGGgcactccccaccccagccttcaCCAGCCCGGAGCCCACGACCCTTCCCAGAAGAGCCGAGGGACAGGGCCGAGGGCGGGAGCCAGGGTCCCACTCCATGGGAATCACTCCTGTCCTGAGGAGCCTGGGGATCTCGGCCCCCAGGACCGGTTGCTGGTCTCCTTTCCTCCATCCAGGGCCCGGGGCCAGGCAGACCCCGGAGCATCCACCAGCGTTCCCCTGCCCAGATGGGGCACCGGGCCTGCCGGCAGCTGGCACGACCAGGACAGGAGCCCGGCTCCCAGAAGGCTGGGCCCCGCTCCGAAACGCTGAAACCCCAGCTGGAGGGCCCCGCTCCAGGGGCCTTCCTCAGACTCCTTGGCTGCCAGCCTAGCGCCCTCCTTCGACTAGGAGATGGCTCGAGACTGCTTGTGCCCAAAACAAGCCCCTGGAGTCACCCAGCTGGGCTGCGCACATGGGCCTGGGCGCCCAGGACCCGTGTGGAAGCCAAGCGCGGCggttccctctccccaccccactgtgCCACTTCCCCCGGGGGCTCTCTTGGCCAAGACCAGCCTTGACCCTTGCCCTGTCCCGCGGCACGTGACCAACCTCCAGGGCCACGCCTCCCCACTCCAAGCCCATCCACGTGCCTCCAACCGATCGGCTCTGCCGCCCACAGATGCCCGGGGCAGGGAGCGGCTCTGGAGGCAGCCAGTCGTCTCCCTTCCCCCTTCACGTTCACCAAAGGCCAGACTGTCACCAGCTGTGTCAGAAGACACACCTGTTTCAGGTATGCCATTCAGGGTGCCCCGGCCACCGATACCCAGAGGGCTCTCCCCTGCCCACCGCTCCCTCAGCAAGCACGTGGCTGGCTCCGGGGGTCCAGTTCCGCCCCCATTCCTAGGCGCCCTTCTTCCCCGGCCCTCCAGTCCTCCCTGCACAGCTGATGCCCAAGACTCAAACTGTTAACTTCCTTCGGACGCTGCTCAGGGCCTTCCTGACACACTTTTGAAACTAAGGAAACCAGAGTTTCTCAATTCCATCTCACCAACTCCGACTTCCgcacccacacccccacccccacaggctGCCCCCTGGCAGACGCAAAACCCAGTTCTGGCCAAGTCTGCCCTGACTTTCGGAACCTTCCATGCACTAGAATCCACTAGAATCCTGAGGGCAGGAAATTTGAGCCCTCAGGACAGCGTCTAGTAGCTACGTCTCAGGCCCTATAAAAACAAAAGATTCTGGTGGCTGGACCTTTAAGGACATAAAGTACAGCTCCCACCCAAACAAAGAACCTCGGTGTCCCTGTCCTTGCGCAGCTGCCGGCCAGATGTGGATGGAGCAGCCCTTACCCGTCACCCCCCAACCCTCCAGCTCCTCCAAGTCACTGGTCACCTGAGTATGGGCTCTCCGGCCCATCTCTCCAAACGGACCCTTCCCGGGAAAAAGAGAACCTCTGGCCCCCTTCGAGAAGCAACCGCAGAGCCCACAACCAGGGATAGCAGGTGATCAGTCCAACTGCTGACATTTCTGAATCCCATCCCCATGGGGCTCAATGACCCAAAAGCACACCCCCGGGGGGAGAGGGACGGACAGCCAGTCCCCTCTGCCACATGAACCCTGTAGGGACTCAAGGACCACCGGGCGTGCTCTCTCCCACGACGTAGGTCAGCAGCTTGGCCGGAGACTGACCACGTCTCCCCCAGATCCTGCCTTTATGAGGCTCTGAGCGTGTCCTTAGTGGCTTCTGGAGCCCCCAGGCCTGGAACATACCTGCAGACTGGGCAGCCTCCGACCACAACGATGGAATTGGCAGGGTACCGGGTGACATTCCGACTGTGGATGTTGTAGACCCTGGGGTGGTGGGTAGGTATCCCTGTAGGCAGGAAGACACATGAGAAGAGGGCAGGGAGGAAAGAGGGTCTGAGGtgcacttctcctgccctccccgCTCCCCACCAAATAAACGCTCGCATCCTTTTCAAAGTGGCGACAGCTGCGTCCACTAAGTGCCCACTATGAGCTTTAATTAAACGTTAACTTGTGGACAGCGTCTCCTTAATAGAGTTAAACCTGCAGAGAGATGGACGTGCTTCCTAGGAAGAGCGAACTGGGCGCGAGCGACCCCGCAGATGGGCTCAGGGCACTCGGGCGGTGCCCAGATTCGGGGGCCCGACCTCCGGTTCCCGGGGCGGCGCCGTCCCCGACCCCCTGCACGGGCCGGACCCCGAGGTCTCCCCTCGACCGCGCCCCCCACCGCCGCCGCCACGTCCGGAGAAAAGTTGGTTTCGGGGTTAAAGGTCGCGGTGGAACTCCGCCCGAAGTTCGCTCCCGGGCCCCCGGCCCGCGCCCCGGGCCCGGCCCCGGCGCACCTGTGACGAGGTAGGGGTAGGGCGGCGGCGGGGCGGCGGCGATGGCGCCGTAGCCGTGCGGGGCGCACGCGAACTCGCCCTGGCCGGCCTCCAGGTTGTAGGCGGGCGGCCGCTCCTGCAGCAGGGGCTTGTGGTCCATGGCGGGCGGCGCCCCCCGCGCCCGGCTCGGCTCCCGCTCAGACTCGCCCCCGGCTGCGCCTCGCTCGGACGCGCGGACGCCCGGCGGCGGGACCCGCGGctcgcgggcggcggcggcggcggcggcggctgcagcgGGGCTGGGCCCCTGGAGGCGGGCGCCGCGGGCTTCCCCCCGCGCCTCCCCCGCCGGTCACAAGACCTGGGTCACGTGGCGCGGCTCCCGCGGGGGCGGGAGGaggcgcggggggcggggccagTGGCACTTAAAGGGGCCGCGCCCTCCCTCGGCCGCCCCGCGGGCCGCTCGTCGACGGAGACCCCGCGCGCCTCCCCGCTGGACGTCCCGCGGGGGCGGGAAGCGGGGTGGGCGGGGGGTGAGGGAGACGCAGGGGGCGGGGCCGCCGGCGCTTAAAGGGGCCGGGCCCTCGTCGGCCGCCTGGTCGACGAAGACCCGGCGCGCCTCCCCGGCGGGCGCTCCTACTCCACCTCCGCGGCCTCGGGCCTCACACCCCGAGGAGACCCCCCCGACACACGCACGCGCACGACTCCCAGAGGCGCCGCGCCAGCGCCGTCACCTTATGGCCTGTCGGCCGCGCCCTCCCAGCGCCAGGTCCTGATCTCGGAGGACGGAGACCCCAAACCCGCCAGGCGTCCGGGGGCCCGAACCCACCAGTCCCGGAAGAGGGCCGGGGCCCCGCAGGCGGGGACGGCCCGGAGGACGGGCCCGGCGGCTCGGGCCCCCGGGCCGCCCCCTGGTCGTCTTCGCCAGGGGAGGAGGACCGGGGACTCAGCCTCCGGAGCGACCCGGGTCGGGGTCGGGCAGCGTTCAGGGGCAGTGGAAGCTGCGGCGAGCCGGGCC harbors:
- the BRI3 gene encoding membrane protein BRI3 produces the protein MDHKPLLQERPPAYNLEAGQGEFACAPHGYGAIAAAPPPPYPYLVTGIPTHHPRVYNIHSRNVTRYPANSIVVVGGCPVCRVGVLEDSFTFLGIFLAIVLFPFGFICCFALRKRRCPNCGANFT